In a genomic window of bacterium:
- the ftcD gene encoding glutamate formimidoyltransferase, which translates to MECVPNVSEGRRAGVIARIAGAAGAGPGARLLDVSSDADHNRTVLTVAGAPDAVCEAARRVAAAAVAEIDLNGHEGVHPRIGAVDVVPFVPLYRASMAECAALAYRFAAYAAECLHLPVYLYAEAARRPEFRSLAAIRRGGFEGLRTAIGTAGRGPDLGPAQVHPTAGAVAVGARGVLIAMNVDLTGADVAVARAIARAVRESSGGLPAVQAMGVWLPRRGAAQVSMNLLDYRRTPPLAAFERVRDEAQRRGAGVAAGELIGCAPRDALPADPVTALRLRAFHPGQILDPERLAGELDTARADGRP; encoded by the coding sequence ATCGAATGCGTTCCCAACGTGAGCGAGGGCCGGCGGGCCGGCGTGATCGCGCGCATCGCCGGCGCGGCCGGTGCCGGGCCGGGAGCGCGCCTGCTCGACGTCTCTTCGGACGCCGATCACAACCGTACCGTGCTGACCGTGGCGGGCGCGCCGGACGCCGTGTGCGAGGCGGCGCGCCGGGTGGCCGCCGCGGCGGTCGCGGAGATCGATCTCAACGGACATGAGGGCGTGCATCCGCGAATCGGCGCCGTCGACGTCGTGCCGTTCGTTCCGCTCTACCGGGCGTCCATGGCGGAGTGCGCGGCGCTGGCGTACCGGTTCGCGGCGTACGCCGCCGAGTGTCTGCATCTCCCGGTCTACCTCTACGCGGAGGCGGCGCGCCGGCCGGAGTTCCGCAGCCTCGCGGCGATCCGCCGCGGCGGCTTCGAAGGCCTGCGGACCGCGATCGGGACCGCCGGGCGCGGGCCGGACCTGGGGCCGGCGCAGGTGCACCCGACGGCCGGCGCCGTGGCCGTCGGCGCCCGCGGGGTGCTGATCGCGATGAACGTCGACCTGACCGGCGCGGACGTGGCGGTCGCGCGCGCGATTGCCCGCGCGGTCCGGGAGTCGTCGGGCGGTCTGCCCGCGGTCCAGGCCATGGGCGTGTGGCTCCCCCGCCGCGGCGCGGCGCAGGTCTCGATGAACCTGCTCGACTACCGCCGCACGCCGCCGCTGGCCGCGTTCGAACGGGTGCGCGACGAGGCGCAGCGCCGGGGCGCCGGCGTCGCCGCCGGGGAACTGATCGGCTGCGCCCCGCGTGACGCGCTGCCCGCCGATCCTGTGACCGCGCTGCGCCTGCGGGCGTTTCACCCGGGTCAGATCCTGGATCCGGAGCGTCTCGCGGGCGAGCTCGACACCGCCCGCGCGGACGGGCGCCCCTGA
- a CDS encoding P1 family peptidase, translating to MTHRAITDVPGVAVGHATDGGHLTGCTVVVCEAGAIAGVAVLGGAPGTRETDLLRPEALVDRVHAIVLAGGSAFGLAAADGVMRVLEARGIGFQTGAGPVPIVPAAVLFDLAIGSAAVRPDAAMGEAACRAARPGPVEEGNVGAGTGATVGKLRGAESRMKAGVGTWSVRLPGGATVGALVATNAFGDVLDPHTGRILAGARDPKTGAFLDTASRLIEDDAPLRRPFQNTSIGVVATDAVLTKAHAARLAIAAHAGLARVVSPSHTSADGDTFFVLGTGTTAAGRLALEAAVAGAVMEAVARSVRLAKSAGGAPGLAG from the coding sequence GTGACGCACCGCGCCATCACCGACGTGCCCGGCGTGGCGGTCGGGCATGCCACGGATGGCGGGCATCTCACCGGATGCACCGTCGTCGTGTGTGAGGCCGGCGCGATCGCGGGGGTGGCCGTGCTGGGCGGCGCGCCCGGCACGCGCGAGACGGATCTCCTGCGTCCCGAGGCGCTCGTCGATCGCGTGCACGCGATCGTCCTGGCCGGCGGCAGCGCGTTCGGCTTGGCCGCGGCGGACGGCGTGATGCGCGTCCTCGAGGCCCGCGGCATCGGATTCCAGACCGGTGCAGGGCCGGTGCCGATCGTCCCCGCGGCGGTCCTCTTCGATCTTGCGATCGGCAGCGCCGCGGTGCGTCCGGACGCGGCGATGGGTGAGGCGGCGTGCCGCGCGGCCCGGCCGGGACCGGTCGAGGAGGGGAACGTCGGCGCCGGCACGGGCGCCACCGTCGGCAAGCTGCGGGGCGCGGAGAGCCGGATGAAGGCAGGCGTGGGCACGTGGAGCGTGCGCCTGCCCGGCGGCGCAACGGTGGGCGCCCTCGTGGCGACCAACGCGTTCGGCGACGTGCTCGATCCCCACACCGGCCGGATTCTTGCCGGCGCCCGAGATCCCAAGACCGGCGCGTTTCTCGACACCGCCTCGCGGCTCATCGAGGACGACGCGCCGCTCCGCCGTCCGTTCCAGAACACGAGCATCGGGGTGGTCGCGACCGACGCGGTCCTCACCAAGGCCCACGCCGCGCGGCTGGCCATCGCGGCGCACGCCGGCCTCGCGCGCGTCGTCTCGCCTTCGCACACGTCGGCCGACGGCGACACGTTCTTTGTTCTCGGCACCGGGACGACGGCGGCCGGCCGGCTGGCGCTCGAAGCC
- a CDS encoding SIMPL domain-containing protein (The SIMPL domain is named for its presence in mouse protein SIMPL (signalling molecule that associates with mouse pelle-like kinase). Bacterial member BP26, from Brucella, was shown to assemble into a channel-like structure, while YggE from E. coli has been associated with resistance to oxidative stress.), producing MTMSPFRWLVPTVLLVAVGCAGVAYSQTAPTPRPAPEGPPAARERTIVVTGDGSVDATPDRATVALSVIVQRPTAQEAQQQSAATMAQVVRAIVAAGIPQTASRTTTVSLYPQHRPDSGGTGPIIGYQSMNRVLVTVDDISRVGAVIDAGVGAGANGVDSVNWTLRDATAYRAQAVRLAVQNAQATANAIAGAAGVGGLRLIRIEQVGVVTGPRPGFAVMQAAPATPVLPGTMPVTAEVRAVFAF from the coding sequence ATGACAATGTCGCCGTTCCGCTGGCTTGTCCCGACCGTGCTGCTCGTCGCCGTGGGGTGCGCCGGCGTCGCCTACAGCCAGACCGCCCCGACGCCGAGGCCCGCGCCGGAAGGCCCGCCCGCCGCCCGCGAGCGCACCATCGTCGTCACCGGCGACGGCTCGGTGGATGCCACGCCCGACCGCGCGACCGTGGCGCTCTCCGTGATCGTGCAGCGCCCCACCGCGCAGGAGGCGCAGCAGCAGAGCGCCGCCACCATGGCGCAGGTGGTCCGCGCGATCGTGGCCGCGGGGATTCCCCAAACCGCTAGCCGGACGACGACGGTGTCCCTGTACCCGCAGCACCGTCCGGACTCGGGCGGGACGGGACCGATCATCGGATACCAATCGATGAACCGCGTGCTCGTCACCGTCGACGATATCAGCCGCGTCGGCGCGGTCATCGATGCGGGCGTGGGCGCCGGCGCGAACGGCGTGGACAGCGTGAATTGGACCCTGCGCGATGCGACGGCGTACCGGGCGCAGGCGGTCCGGCTCGCGGTGCAGAACGCGCAGGCCACCGCCAACGCGATCGCGGGCGCGGCCGGCGTCGGCGGCCTGCGCCTCATCAGAATCGAGCAGGTGGGCGTGGTCACGGGGCCGCGGCCGGGATTCGCGGTGATGCAGGCGGCGCCGGCGACGCCGGTGCTGCCGGGCACGATGCCGGTGACCGCCGAGGTCCGCGCGGTCTTCGCCTTCTAA
- the folB gene encoding dihydroneopterin aldolase yields MSDRIVLTGLAFYAHHGVGGEEQERGQVFTVDVAVEADLHRAGHTDELADTLDYRDLYARIRDAMTGTRYHLLEAAAEAVAHAVLGVDRVRAVTVCVRKPHVRLGGPLESAAVEVTRRRGPV; encoded by the coding sequence GTGAGCGACCGCATCGTGCTGACCGGGCTCGCCTTCTACGCCCACCACGGCGTGGGCGGGGAGGAACAGGAGCGCGGGCAGGTGTTCACCGTGGACGTCGCGGTCGAGGCCGATCTGCACCGCGCCGGACACACCGACGAGCTCGCGGACACGCTCGACTACCGCGACCTCTACGCGCGGATCAGGGATGCGATGACCGGGACGCGCTATCATCTGCTGGAAGCCGCCGCGGAAGCGGTCGCGCACGCGGTGCTCGGCGTCGACCGCGTGCGCGCGGTGACGGTGTGCGTGCGCAAGCCGCACGTGCGGCTCGGCGGCCCGCTCGAGAGCGCCGCCGTCGAAGTGACCCGCCGCCGGGGACCGGTGTGA
- a CDS encoding ASCH domain-containing protein: protein MFALNFYSPLLAAALRDGTKTLTVRLGDKRPKYQEGQIVWVTVGQKHGTRQKVFTAVIDRVEAKLLRDVTPREIIKDNPAAREHGDLLEFLSTIYSRRVGLEDTVTVIHFSRIANAREE from the coding sequence ATGTTCGCATTGAACTTTTATTCGCCGCTGCTGGCCGCCGCGCTCCGCGATGGGACGAAGACGCTGACGGTGCGGCTGGGGGACAAGCGTCCCAAGTATCAGGAAGGTCAAATTGTCTGGGTGACCGTCGGCCAAAAGCACGGCACGCGGCAGAAGGTCTTCACCGCGGTGATCGACCGCGTCGAGGCCAAGCTGCTCCGCGACGTGACGCCGCGCGAGATCATCAAGGACAATCCCGCCGCGCGGGAGCACGGCGATCTGCTCGAGTTTCTCTCGACGATCTACAGCCGGCGCGTCGGCCTCGAGGACACCGTCACCGTCATCCACTTTTCCCGCATCGCCAACGCCAGGGAGGAATGA
- the folP gene encoding dihydropteroate synthase: MPEPPARPAPLRCGQTVFEFGRRTFLVGIVNMTPDSFAGDGLNGDAGAAEAMGQRWKEQGADVIDVGGQSTRPSAVRVPVDEELRRTIPAVRRLVSVGLPVSVDTSSARVAAAALDAGAALINDVTALTGDPAMAGVVARAGVPVVLMDGRNRRGAADIMAETHAYLAGRLRAAGAAGIEPVRVVVDPGYGFGVSLAQNMEMLRRLRELTALGRPILIGTSRKGSIGRVLNLPVYQLMEGTAATIVIAIANGADFVRVHDVRAMVRVARMTDAIVRGLP; encoded by the coding sequence GTGCCGGAGCCGCCCGCCCGGCCCGCCCCGCTGCGGTGCGGGCAGACCGTGTTCGAGTTCGGGCGGCGCACCTTTCTCGTCGGCATCGTCAACATGACGCCCGACTCTTTTGCCGGCGACGGCCTGAACGGCGACGCCGGCGCCGCCGAGGCGATGGGGCAGCGGTGGAAAGAGCAGGGCGCCGACGTGATCGACGTCGGCGGGCAGTCCACGCGCCCGAGCGCGGTGCGGGTGCCGGTCGACGAGGAACTGCGGCGAACGATTCCCGCCGTGCGCCGGCTCGTGTCGGTCGGACTGCCGGTGAGCGTCGATACGTCGTCCGCGCGCGTCGCCGCCGCGGCGCTCGACGCCGGAGCGGCCCTGATCAACGACGTGACCGCGCTCACCGGAGATCCCGCGATGGCCGGTGTCGTCGCGCGCGCCGGCGTGCCCGTCGTGTTGATGGACGGGCGCAACCGCCGCGGCGCCGCGGACATCATGGCGGAGACGCACGCCTACCTCGCCGGCCGCCTGCGCGCGGCGGGCGCGGCCGGCATCGAGCCCGTCCGGGTCGTCGTCGATCCGGGGTACGGATTCGGCGTTTCGCTCGCGCAGAACATGGAGATGCTGCGGCGTCTCAGGGAACTCACCGCGCTCGGCCGTCCGATTCTAATCGGCACGTCGCGCAAAGGGAGCATCGGCAGGGTGTTGAACCTCCCCGTCTATCAGTTGATGGAGGGCACGGCCGCCACGATTGTGATCGCCATCGCCAACGGCGCCGACTTCGTGCGCGTGCACGACGTCCGGGCGATGGTCCGCGTCGCGCGGATGACGGACGCGATCGTGCGCGGTCTTCCGTGA
- a CDS encoding biotin--[acetyl-CoA-carboxylase] ligase, which translates to MSRAFLGLGSNVGDRAGYLRDAVRGLDAPDLRVTGRSGVYETVPWGLTGQATYLNQVVAVETTLSPRALLGRCRAVEAALGRVRGERWGPRTVDVDILLYGDATIREPGLAVPHVDLARRAFVLVPLAEVAPGLRLPDGTAVDSLLAASPDRESVWRWDDADAGTIGREVRWYDTLPSTNELARREAEAGAAEGLVVVAEQQTAGRGRLGRVWVSPPGGLWFSIILRPSLGVAQIPLVGLAAAIATAAAIEETTGLHPRLKWPNDVLVGGRKVAGLLLEAGPVRRDSPAWLVAGIGINVNVAPEALPSRPRYPATSLAAATGGSADRGRLLRALLRRLNRDYDELRTRGGEDILAQWRARSETLGRVVHVSTASETIEGLARDVDETGALLVRTRGADRRIVAGDVTGEAEAGAQ; encoded by the coding sequence GTGAGCCGCGCGTTTCTCGGTCTCGGCTCGAACGTCGGCGACCGCGCGGGATACCTGCGTGACGCCGTCCGCGGGCTCGATGCCCCGGATCTCCGCGTGACGGGACGATCCGGCGTGTACGAGACCGTCCCCTGGGGGCTGACCGGCCAGGCCACGTACCTGAATCAGGTGGTCGCCGTGGAGACCACGCTCTCGCCGCGCGCGCTGCTCGGCCGGTGCCGCGCCGTCGAGGCGGCGCTGGGGCGCGTGCGGGGTGAGCGGTGGGGTCCCCGCACCGTCGATGTGGATATTTTATTGTACGGAGACGCGACCATCCGTGAGCCCGGCCTGGCGGTGCCCCACGTGGATCTGGCCCGCCGCGCGTTCGTGCTCGTGCCGCTCGCCGAGGTGGCGCCGGGGTTGCGGCTCCCGGACGGGACGGCCGTCGACTCGCTGCTCGCGGCCAGCCCCGACCGCGAGTCGGTCTGGCGCTGGGACGACGCCGACGCCGGCACGATCGGCCGCGAGGTTCGCTGGTACGACACGCTGCCCTCGACCAACGAGCTTGCCCGCCGCGAGGCCGAGGCCGGCGCGGCGGAGGGGCTGGTCGTCGTCGCCGAACAGCAGACCGCCGGGCGGGGACGGCTCGGCCGCGTCTGGGTATCCCCTCCGGGTGGACTCTGGTTTTCGATCATCTTGAGGCCGTCTCTCGGGGTGGCGCAGATCCCGCTCGTCGGGCTGGCCGCGGCCATCGCGACGGCCGCAGCGATCGAGGAGACGACGGGCCTGCACCCGCGCCTGAAGTGGCCGAACGACGTGCTCGTCGGCGGCCGCAAGGTCGCCGGGCTGCTGCTCGAGGCCGGACCCGTCCGCCGCGACTCGCCGGCATGGCTCGTCGCCGGCATCGGCATCAACGTGAACGTGGCGCCGGAGGCCCTGCCGTCGCGCCCGCGGTATCCCGCGACCTCGCTTGCCGCGGCGACGGGCGGCTCCGCCGATCGCGGGCGGCTGCTGCGGGCGCTGCTCCGCCGGCTGAACCGGGACTACGATGAACTCCGGACGCGCGGCGGGGAGGACATCCTGGCGCAGTGGCGGGCGCGATCGGAGACGCTCGGTCGGGTCGTGCACGTGTCCACCGCGTCGGAGACGATCGAGGGCTTGGCCCGCGACGTCGACGAGACCGGGGCGCTGCTGGTTCGAACGCGCGGCGCCGACCGGCGGATCGTCGCGGGCGACGTCACCGGCGAGGCGGAGGCGGGGGCACAATGA